The Triticum urartu cultivar G1812 unplaced genomic scaffold, Tu2.1 TuUngrouped_contig_6542, whole genome shotgun sequence nucleotide sequence GAGGGGGAGGGGACGGGGCGGAGGGCGCGCGACAGACGCGGCGACAGTGCCATGGGCGGCAGTGGCACGAGAGGGCGGGAGTGACGGCGTCGTTCAATTTTTGCGTCCACGGATAAATGAGAAATCATGGATTCGTATTTAAAGTTTGGACCccgataaatcccgaacgttcggattttaagcatgtCATTCTGAACATTTTTCATGAAAACTTTAACCGACGCGGGATGACAAACATGACAATTTTGCCAACCTCGTGTGAACTAAAGTTGCCATGAAAAAAGATCAGGCTGCCATGCTTAAAATTCGAACGTTCGAAATTTATCATTTTCGTAAAGTTTGTGGTTATTTATGTTGACACCATGATTTCGACAAAGTAAAAAACATTAGCTGTTTGGAGGATGGTGACGGGTTGGTTTTGTTTTATGAATGTGTATGATACTTTGATTTGTGTATGTAACTATGTATGTAAACTTGTCATTTGTGTATGACTGTATGATTTTTGTCtaagttttttttgtttttgatgatgctAAGAGTAGCAGATGAACTAACTTTATAGTCATGATTTGCATGGGCTGAACATGCATGGCAAATAAATACATGGTTGTTGCATTTTGATGTGTGATTGTATGGATGCAACCACATTTTTTTGTGTGTGATTATACTAACGAAAGAGGGAAAATATCTTTATatacacatacacacacacacacactggtGCATGGATTAAAAGTATCTTTTAGCACTCTTTTGAATTTCAACGATTTTGTTCAATTGTGCTTGTACCATACGTCGTCTTGCACTGTGAAAGCACTGGTGCACAACAAAAGTTGCTCCATTTGGCTTCAATCGATGTGATCTAGATTGGTTCctttcaaaaatatatttttctAAACAACAAAGGAAAAAACAAGTTTTCTTCTTTCTCGGATGGTTAACGTTAGAAAGACACGAGAAATATCGAAAACCCGGTGAAAACCATGTCAAAACCTTCTACTAAAAGTGGCCAAATATCGAGCCACCATCGGGCCCTATCCCAAGGTTCGGCAGGGACTTGTGGGTGGTTTTTGGGTGAAAGTTCTATTGGTTGGCCAGAGTCGATGCTGGAGACGACAGCGCCTAGGGCATTGTTcttccttcttgaaggcgtctCAGACTCCAAGTAGCGGACATGTTGGCGGTGGAGGTCCACTTCAGGTGGCGGCACCTTTTTTGTTTTCATctctttctttttcctttttgtGGTCATTGTTGGGTTTTTAGATTGACTGTCCCTTAATCAATCAAGTTGTTGTGTGGTTTTGGTTTTCGGCCTGGTTTTACTTATAAACCAAGCCAACTATATTCTTCTTTATGAAATCGCGGGAACCCTACCCTCTTGATGAGGTATCGTAATAAACATTGATATACTAAATGATGACTACCATTATGTTCATTTAGCATACCACAGTCAGAAGTTCGAATttagattcaaattcaaattcagaCACATGCATGATACCACATCAGTTCTTTTCATTTTATCTCTTCATTCACCTCCAGCAAATCATCATCTACGTGCCTACCCGTTCCCATACACGCATGGGAGATCAATGGGAGCAAGCACTTCCAATCAGCGATACAATCAACCAACCAATGGGGCTGAACACAGGTTTTTTTCTCGCATAGGCGAGGCTCAGTTCTTGAGCTCCGGGAGCAGCAGCCCACCGGCGTGCATCTGCTTGTACATCCACTGCCAGTTCTCCGGCCTCACCTCCCCGCCGAGGGCCCTGACCACCGACCCGCCACTGCACACACCGACCTTGCAGCACTCCTCCAGGGGGAGCCCTTTCACCAGCCCGTACAGGAACCCGCTCGCAAACAAGTCGCCCGCACCGGTGGCATCCACCGCGTTGCTCTCCCCGATGGCCGGCACCTGAACCACCTACATGCACAGATCATTTGGCTCAACTCTACAAGCTGAATCAGGCTCAACTACTGCTAGCATCTCTCTTTTGCTTCTAGGGAAATATACATGCTGGTTAGCATCGGCACTCTACTGCTTGGCTGTCAATGGGCAGAAGATAGGAAGAACATTGTTGATGCTTTTGATGCTTGACTCTCACCTGCTTGCCATGTTTTGCGATGCACCCCTTTGAAGCGAGAGTCACAACGGCCCATTTGCAGTGCTTGGACAAGAATGCAAGCGCATCCTCAGGATCATATGTCAGCCCTCCCCTGCACATATAGATGAATATCAGATGCATAAGAAATTAAGAATAAGGGAATGAAAGAAGGCCATGTACAGTTTGCTGCAGAAAGAAAGAAAACGAATTTGCTTTTCAGTTTGAATTTACCCCATCTATTTTTCCCCTACATAAATATAATGATTTATAATAGTAGAGAAAATCACCCTATGATCTCCCTAGCTTCATCCTCATTGGCGAAACAAAGGTCAATGTTGCCTGTCTCCAACAGGGCAATTAGTTGTGACTTATAGTCACGAACCATCTGCACGAATGAGATAAACCGAAGAAACTAAATCTGACTGTTTTTGCAAATTAAAATCAACTGAGCAATGGGCTCGTTAAAGATGTAGCCAAACCTCAAAACTAGCCAAATCTAATGATACCGAGAGACCTTCTTGTTTTGCAACCCTGATAGCCTCAATAATCTGAGCGAGGTTTTGTTGTGCATATCTCACAACCAGCCACTGCATCACATCAGTACCCAATGATGAAAAAGATATCCAGGTTAGACATACATTTTACAGAATTTGCTTTCAGGGCAGCAATATATGAAGGAACATGCGTGCACAGATTGTAGAGGAAAAGGAAGCCACCTTGGAGCCTTGGAAGTCCTCCTTAGTGAACTCATTGGCCTGTCACATGGACAAATGTGAATCAAGATTAGGATTGTTAAGAGAAAATAgctatatactactactaacaTTTAAGACTGAGTCAAACAACGGGTTACCTGGAGCTTGACTGCACTAGATAGGCATGGGCGCATGGTGCGATTGCCACTTGCATCAACCAAGCATGCACACTATAATGGTACTCTTTTCAGCCTTGTCCACTAAGTAGCAAAATAAGGGGAATAACATAAAGTTGGCTTTGGAATTTAGACTACCTGTGCAGTGTGCCCCTTTTTTGCCCTTAGTCTTGTGAGATCTACGCCACTAAAGCTCATGTTGTTGACAAACAAAATGCCCTGGTCATCATCTCCACGAGCTCCAATTATTCCAGTTGATATCCCAAAACCAGCTGAGAGACCCCGAACTGTGTTGGCAACACTACCACCAGCCATAGTTCTTACTGGAGAGGGGTCGTCATGGGAAGGAAGGATAAGGGCATTCACTTCATTCAGAATATGATCCAACTCCTCAAAAGATACCTGTGATCGCAATACAATTGTCAAATAAATTCATGACATAACAAATGAATGTAAGGTTCACAATCCCCATATAGGAATGCCATATCAGTTACTCCCTCAGTCTCTTTTTAAATGTTTTTACACAGCCAATCCACGACTCTTAAGAAATAGTGCATGATGTAGAGTCGTAAATAGGAAAAAAAAGGACAAATACACTGTTCTTCAGTCTATTTATTATAAGAAGTGAATGAATGTTGACTACAAACACTATATCTTCACTTTTCAATTTTCATTATCAAGTTTGCCTATAAACTGTTTTTCATGTGAAAGTGCATTTGCGCTGCGGGATACTACTTCCTAAACCAATATGCTTTTCTCTTGGACTTGTACTAAAACAACAAGAAGGTTGTTGACAAGGTTTAATTTTTGCAGGGTAAATTTGACAAGGCTTCAGCAAGGTGAGTTGTAGAATCACCTAGCTCAGTCCCTCAGTAAGACAGGAGATGATTTGATAGGTGGAGTGAGTGTGATTAATACAAATTAGCCGTCTCAACTGAAACTTCACGGGCATCATGTGTTAAAAGGCATAATAAAATCCCATAATTTAGAGAAAATACATATGTCAAAGTTAGCAAATTAAAGACGAAGATGGAATCTCAGAATCGTGAAATTATGGTTTCCTAATGAGTAAGTACCATATTCTAGAGAGGACAACAGGACTCGGCAGCTGCGCATTAAAATGTTCTGAATGTCTGCGTCTTAAAATGATGTATCAAGGTCATCAAAAGCAGACTCTGCTTCATTTCTCTCAAGAACCGCTTTTCTGTGTTCACAATTGAAACTGGAGTTGAAACATGAGAATGAGACACTATAACTATCGATATATTCTGACAAGATGTTGAGCCGGCAACTATATGTTGTGTAAAACGGAAGGTCAAGAACACTAGGCGATAGTGACAAGGGGAGGTCTGGTACAAAATATGTACCAACCCCAAGACCTAAATGAAATAACCTAGTCAGTGGACCAATCAGGTTGTACGACATGAAGCCTTGTTTGACAATTCCAGAAGTGTGCAGGCCAAACCATAAACAAGCCTTTCAACAATGAAAGCAACACAACACATAATGTATTGTGTATCTGAATCTACCCAAAGTAGTGCTTTACTATTTTTATTTGAATTCAATGCAGGGAAGACTACAGTGGTATGGGAGGGGGAGAATCTGCACTGAGCTAACCCCCAAAGCCAAAACTAGCAAGTCAAACGCTTTGAGGAATACTGAAGAATCTCTGACGCCCACATAACAAAGAAGGGCACAAAAATAACAAAGAGAATCACAAAAATGTACGGGGAAGCCCGCTGATTTTTAAGCAGGCGAACAGTTCAGTAAGATGAACTTTTTGACAGAGAAAAGGGGGAATTCTGCAATAGAGGGTGAAGGATATCACACGATATTGTTTCAGGGACAGGAGATCCAAATATCACATGGCCGGCAGCTAGGAACAGCAAGAAACGTATGGTGCGGCGCAGTTTTCTTCTGAGAGTGAGCAGAGTTCTTTTAGGCTGAACCCACGGGAGTTGCAGGAGCACATGGCGATCCACCGGCAGCTCAATAATTGGAGACAAAGCGGGGCGGCAGTCCGTCTCGGCGTACGTACTCTAGCGAGATGAATCACGGCGGTGTGCACAAAGCGTTGGGGAGAGGGAAGGGTCAGGGTGGACCTGCTGCGAGCCGCCGCGGTCGCCGGGGACGCGGTCGAGGAGGGACCAGTCGACGCGTGCGACGTGGTCGATCAGCGCCGACACCTGCagccccaccaccgccggcggGTCCGCCTTGCCGGCCTGGGGGGAGGGAGGAagaagctgctgctgctgctgctgctctgccTCGGCGCCCATGGTTTCCTCTCCGGGGCTCCTTGGGTCCGCGGCCCTCCTCCCTCCGCGCCCACCGGCCTTGGTGGTGGGAAGGGTCGCCGCCGGCGTGTGAGTGGCGCTGTGCGGCGGGGGCGGTCGGAGTCTGTTGGAACCTGGAAGGAAAGATGGGTTCTCCCTGTTTTATAGAGCAAGGAGGTGAGGACGAGGCTCGCGTGTCGCGTCACGATTAGACGGAGAAAATTAGATATTTGCCACATTCTTATTTCGAGCTCAAATGCACCTAATAAAAAAAATGACAAATACCCTAAAAATGACAAATAAATTTAAGAAAAGACTTTTTTTTCGCAGCAAACATTGTTAAATGTTCTATGTGCCTGTAAATTTCCATGAAAAAACATTATTGATGCTCTGGGCAAAAAGAAATACTTCAAAAAGACTATTTTTGAAAGAATTTAATGCGCTGATTTTGTTAAAAAAATATTCCAAATCTCCATGAATGTGATTTCATCATGAAAATTTGCAGCCATACAAAAATATAAAAATGATTATTGTGTAAAAACAATATTCATGAATTTATttatattttatttattttattattcATAAGGGTGCATTTGAGTTCGGGGTTATTAGGATGACATTTTTCGTTTAGTAGGCTTCTTTGTATAACAAAATATTACTCCCTTCGATCCATAATAAGTGtcgcagttttgaactaagattgaACTAACCTTTGTTCAAAACcgtgacacttattttggatcaAAGGAAATAATAATTTGTAGCAAAGAGCATAAGGGCATGCATGCTTTGATACCAGATTTGGTTTGCCAGCATTTGGACAAAGCCAAAAATGTTGGCTATCAATTGATTGCTTACCAAGTTGCATTGCCCACCTCTAAATAAGTTCCCAATTGTCCACAAGTTTGGCAATTTAAAAAACATGACTTGCTAGGACATTGATTTGTGGGTTTTGTAGGCTACATTTTGTCTCATGATTTATAGATTTTCTGAGTACAACGTAGTCGCAAAACAGTTAATACTTGTAGCATTGGCCTTCATAGTGGACGGGAGAAAATGAGTGTTTGAGGACGATACAAGATTAGGACAACAAGATGACTGGTGATGGAGATGAAAAAGTATGTGGTTGTTGGCAAGGTGACGAGTCCCCACGATATCGACAAAGGAGTGCCTAACATGCATCAACATGAGGTTGTTGGCGGTGACGACAAATCTGAGGAGGTGTGCGGTCCAGAGAGAAAGAAATGGCATGAGGAAGGTGAAGTGGAATGAGGGCGGGGTGGTATTATCGAAAATGTATTTATTCTTCAAAGTTTAATTGTGTTTTTACTTATAAAACTGACTGGCTTTGAGAACTAGCATACTAATAGCCATCATAAATCACTTCCCTCTCAAAAAGGCTATTTTCTAGGACTTAAGAAGATAAAAATCTAGAGAGAGAAAAACCAGGCGATATCAAAAGAAATGACCCAAAAGGAATGTGGAAGGGCGACCGAAGGTGCCAACCTCCACCACCCTTCTGTCGAGGATTTCCTAGTATCCCTTTTTCTTGTTAATTATGTgatttttattcatcatacaaAGAGCATGCTCGGAAAGAAGATGAGAAAAATAATCATTTCATATCTCTAGAGACTATTTCGGGGTGGGGGTGATTCTACATACATCTCCACCAAAACCGTTGGTTCGCTGCTTCCATAAGGTGGATAGTCCATATCACAACTATAGGTTTGTAGTAGTAGCTAAGTatttgttgggaaacgtagtacaAAAAGGAAAGAAATCACCCTACGATCAACTAGGAACACTAtgaagatgtggtttggatcgGACCGTTACCAACTCCGAGTTGCAGTGGAAGAAGAGTCGGTGTGGATCGTTCTTGAAGTCCCTCGAACCGTAGATGAACGATCCCTCCAACCGTCCATGAACAGTCCCTCGAACAGA carries:
- the LOC125530761 gene encoding uncharacterized sugar kinase slr0537 — translated: MGAEAEQQQQQQLLPPSPQAGKADPPAVVGLQVSALIDHVARVDWSLLDRVPGDRGGSQQVSFEELDHILNEVNALILPSHDDPSPVRTMAGGSVANTVRGLSAGFGISTGIIGARGDDDQGILFVNNMSFSGVDLTRLRAKKGHTAQCACLVDASGNRTMRPCLSSAVKLQANEFTKEDFQGSKWLVVRYAQQNLAQIIEAIRVAKQEGLSVSLDLASFEMVRDYKSQLIALLETGNIDLCFANEDEAREIIGGGLTYDPEDALAFLSKHCKWAVVTLASKGCIAKHGKQVVQVPAIGESNAVDATGAGDLFASGFLYGLVKGLPLEECCKVGVCSGGSVVRALGGEVRPENWQWMYKQMHAGGLLLPELKN